AATTTAGATGTAGCCCCAATTATTTAGCCTCCATACATTTTCAACTATTAACGGCCCACTCATTAGCTTGTAGAAAAATGAATTTGCGTCCCCCCGGACTTAAAAAACGGTTTAATTTCTTCGCTTTAGGAAAAACCGGTCTGACATTGATCGTCTTCTTACTAATCGACATCTACTGGATATTTACCACACGCGACTACGTGGAGGCCTCGAAGCTTGAGCCTTATACACATCATATTATGGCATCCATGGCTCGCGCGCAATCGCAATTAACGGCTGCCCGGAATCATTATTTCGAATTTTACCTCTCGAAGGATTCACTCGCACGCGATTCCGCCGCCGAACACATCGCGAACTTTGAACAGCTACTGAACAGCGTCCGTCGGATGGCGAAAGATTCGGAACAGATTCGAAGGCTGCAGGATATTACTGTGCTATTAAACGATTCGCTCAAAAAAGCATCATTGCCGGATGGATACCAGCCCGGCCAGTTGAACGGAAACCAACTGCATATTGTCATTCCGGAATTGAGATACCTGAAAATGCTGGATGATAGCATCGTTGCGTTTCACAGCCGGGAAAAAGAGATCCTGCAAGGCCGTCTGGAGATTTTTACCAGAACCTTCCATCGCGCGATGGCGGTAAGTATCCTGGTTTTACTGACCAACTTATTCCTGATTTTCTTTTTTGCCTGGCAAGTCCGGAGGAAAATTCTGGAACGCCAAAATGCAAATGAGGAGTTAGCCCGCCGGAAGGAGAGTTACAAGGTCATCCTGGAGAATATACCGTCGGCAGTGGCTCTCGCAGTCCCGCACACAGGTGAGATTACCTATGTCAATCAAACGTTCCGCCGTCAATTTGGTATTTTGCTCCCCAACGAGGCCAGGTCAATACTTGAAAAATTACGCATAAACAGTTCAGCACCCACTAATGGGGACTACGAAGAGAAAGCGACGGAACATTGCTACGAAATAGAAAATGAAAAACGCTATTGCTTCCTCTATAAAGGAATACCGATAAATATATCGGGTGAAAAACTGATACTACACACTCTGCTCGATATTACACCCCGTAAGCTATATGAGAAAGAGCTTAAAAAATCCCGGGAGAAACTACAGGATACACTCGCTGCAAAAGATCGTTTTATTTCTATCCTTTCACACGACATTCGGTCTCCGCTGAGTTCGGTGATTGGTTTTGCCGACTTACTGGTCGAAGAGACCGACCATCCCTATGCAAAAACCATCTACGAAACGGCTCAAAATCTTATTTCGCTTCTGAATAATGTGCTACAGTGGTCAAAAGTAGAGTCAGGAACAATGCCATTTCACCCGGAAGAGGTTGAAGTTCACCCAATGGTAGAAAAAGTTTACTCGGTTTATCAAAGTGTCGCGAGTGAAAAAGGCATCCTTCTATCCAACCAGGTAGAAGACGATGTAAAATGGACCGCTGACCCGTATATGCTTGAAACTGTAATAAGGAACTTGGTTTCCAATGCCATGAAGTTTACCAGTAAGGATGATTCTATCACCATTTCCGCCAGGAAGAATTATGGTTTTCTGGAAATTCATGTCAAAGATACAGGAGCAGGAATACCTCCGGAAAAACTCTCTACATTGTTTTCTCTCCCCCAAAATAATGAGAATAGCCGGCACACAGGAAACAAAGGCCTGGGACTATTGCTGTGCAAGGAGCTGGTTAAACGCCATGGCGGAACTATTTCAGTGGAGAGCAATCTGAAAAAGGGTACGATTTTTAAAGTCAGCCTACCCGAAATATCAAAGATATCGCCTGCCGCTTATTAAAGAACCGACAG
This Prolixibacter sp. NT017 DNA region includes the following protein-coding sequences:
- a CDS encoding PAS domain-containing sensor histidine kinase, which codes for MNLRPPGLKKRFNFFALGKTGLTLIVFLLIDIYWIFTTRDYVEASKLEPYTHHIMASMARAQSQLTAARNHYFEFYLSKDSLARDSAAEHIANFEQLLNSVRRMAKDSEQIRRLQDITVLLNDSLKKASLPDGYQPGQLNGNQLHIVIPELRYLKMLDDSIVAFHSREKEILQGRLEIFTRTFHRAMAVSILVLLTNLFLIFFFAWQVRRKILERQNANEELARRKESYKVILENIPSAVALAVPHTGEITYVNQTFRRQFGILLPNEARSILEKLRINSSAPTNGDYEEKATEHCYEIENEKRYCFLYKGIPINISGEKLILHTLLDITPRKLYEKELKKSREKLQDTLAAKDRFISILSHDIRSPLSSVIGFADLLVEETDHPYAKTIYETAQNLISLLNNVLQWSKVESGTMPFHPEEVEVHPMVEKVYSVYQSVASEKGILLSNQVEDDVKWTADPYMLETVIRNLVSNAMKFTSKDDSITISARKNYGFLEIHVKDTGAGIPPEKLSTLFSLPQNNENSRHTGNKGLGLLLCKELVKRHGGTISVESNLKKGTIFKVSLPEISKISPAAY